Proteins co-encoded in one Chroicocephalus ridibundus chromosome 6, bChrRid1.1, whole genome shotgun sequence genomic window:
- the P2RY12 gene encoding P2Y purinoceptor 12 has product MKATTNFSYSRNNSNCTSDNKISQVIFPLLYTILFLVGLTMNGLAMWVFFKISSKSNFIIFLKNTVISDLLMILTFPFKILSDAKLVSWVLRGFVCQVTQVVFYFTMYISILFLGLITIDRYQKASSPFRTSTPRSLLGAKILSTAIWISMFALSLPNMILSNKEKTLENVKKCAHLKSDFGLVWHEIVNYVCQLIFWVNLAVIVVCYILISKELYKSYKRTRCTGKASKKTVNLKVFIIIAVFFICFVPFHFTRIPYTLSQTRDVFECSAQNTLFYLKESTLWLTSLNACLDPFIYFFLCKSFRKSLLDMLCKHTALSKVRTHMKEQNEGDDTDETPL; this is encoded by the coding sequence ATGAAAGCCACAACCAACTTCAGCTACTCCAGAAACAACAGCAACTGCACCAGCGATAACAAAATCAGTcaagtaatttttcctttgctttatacAATTCTGTTCCTGGTCGGTCTCACCATGAATGGCCTGGCAATGTGGGTCTTCTTTAAAATATCCAGTAAATCTAATTTCATCATCTTCCTCAAGAACACTGTCATTTCTGACTTACTCATGATTTtgacttttccatttaaaatcctTAGCGATGCAAAGTTGGTATCATGGGTACTGAGAGGATTTGTGTGCCAGGTCACCCAGGTTGTATTTTACTTCACCATGTACATTAGCATTTTGTTTCTTGGTCTAATTACTATTGACCGCTATCAGAAAGCCTCTTCGCCATTCAGAACATCAACTCCAAGGAGCCTTTTAGGTGCCAAGATCCTGTCCACAGCAATTTGGATATCAATGTTTGCTCTTTCATTACCCAACATGATTCTATCAAACAAGGAGAAAACGCTTGAGAATGTAAAAAAGTGTGCTCACTTGAAATCCGACTTTGGCTTAGTCTGGCACGAAATTGTAAACTATGTTTGTCAACTTATCTTCTGGGTTAATTTAGCAGTCATAGTTGTATGCTACATACTCATAAGTAAAGAACTGTACAAATCCTATAAAAGGACAAGATGCACAGGAAAAGCATCCAAAAAGACTGTAAATCTGAAGGTTTTCATCATTATCGCAGtgttctttatttgttttgtgcCGTTCCACTTCACTAGAATCCCCTACACGTTGAGCCAAACAAGAGACGTTTTTGAATGCTCTGCTCAGAACaccttgttttatttaaaagagagcACGCTGTGGCTGACATCGCTAAATGCTTGCCTAGATCCATTCATAtactttttcctttgcaaatcaTTTAGAAAGTCCTTGCTAGACATGCTGTGCAAGCACACAGCATTGTCAAAAGTCAGAACACATATGAAGGAGCAGAACGAAGGAGATGACACAGACGAGACGCCGCTCTAG
- the P2RY13 gene encoding P2Y purinoceptor 13 isoform X2, translating into MGDLANKSIVSNSSGAPSSAPCHRDTTVTHLVFPVLYTLVFLLGLVLNSLAFWAFFHIPSTSTFIVYLKNILVSDFIMTLMLPLKILTDSGLGPWQLKAFVCRFSAVVFYDTMYISIVLLGLIAFDRFLKIVRPFGKFWVQNLTSAKILAGLVWLFFFVLSLPNMILSNKKATPQSVKKCASLKNYFGLKWHEAVNYICQFIFWTVLILMFLFYTIIAKKQGSLYSESNNQPNGLPSAEPALCRERKHSVAG; encoded by the exons ATGGGAGACCTTGCAAACAAGAGCATAGTCAGTAACTCCAGTGGAGCACCCTCCTCCGCACCATGCCATCGGGACACCACAGTCACCCACCTGGTCTTCCCAGTACTGTATACACTCGTCTTCCTTCTGGGACTCGTACTGAACAGCCTGGCTTTCTGGGCTTTCTTCCATATACCAAGCACATCAACTTTCATTGTCTACCTGAAAAATATCTTAGTTTCTGACTTTATAATGACCCTGATGCTTCCTCTGAAAATCCTGACGGACTCTGGCCTGGGACCATGGCAGCTCAAAGCCTTCGTCTGTCGCTTCTCAGCCGTAGTATTTTATGACACAATGTATATTAGCATAGTGCTACTTGGCCTCATTGCTTTTGACAGATTTCTCAAGATTGTGAGACCTTTTGGGAAGTTCTGGGTACAAAACCTGACCTCGGCAAAAATCCTTGCGGGTCTGGTCTGGCTCTTCTTCTTTGTTCTCTCTCTGCCTAACATGATCTTATCGAACAAGAAAGCAACACCCCAATCCGTGAAGAAGTGTGCCTCGTTGAAGAATTACTTTGGACTCAAATGGCACGAAGCCGTCAATTATATCTGTCAGTTCATTTTCTGGACTGTTCTCATCCTCATGTTCCTATTTTATACAATTATCGCCAAAAAG CAGGGTTCCCTATACTCTGAGTCAAACAACCAGCCGAATGGACTGCCATCTGCAGAACCAGCTCTTTGTCGCGAAAGAAAGCACTCTGTGGCTGGCTAG
- the P2RY13 gene encoding P2Y purinoceptor 13 isoform X3: MGDLANKSIVSNSSGAPSSAPCHRDTTVTHLVFPVLYTLVFLLGLVLNSLAFWAFFHIPSTSTFIVYLKNILVSDFIMTLMLPLKILTDSGLGPWQLKAFVCRFSAVVFYDTMYISIVLLGLIAFDRFLKIVRPFGKFWVQNLTSAKILAGLVWLFFFVLSLPNMILSNKKATPQSVKKCASLKNYFGLKWHEAVNYICQFIFWTVLILMFLFYTIIAKKGSLYSESNNQPNGLPSAEPALCRERKHSVAG; the protein is encoded by the exons ATGGGAGACCTTGCAAACAAGAGCATAGTCAGTAACTCCAGTGGAGCACCCTCCTCCGCACCATGCCATCGGGACACCACAGTCACCCACCTGGTCTTCCCAGTACTGTATACACTCGTCTTCCTTCTGGGACTCGTACTGAACAGCCTGGCTTTCTGGGCTTTCTTCCATATACCAAGCACATCAACTTTCATTGTCTACCTGAAAAATATCTTAGTTTCTGACTTTATAATGACCCTGATGCTTCCTCTGAAAATCCTGACGGACTCTGGCCTGGGACCATGGCAGCTCAAAGCCTTCGTCTGTCGCTTCTCAGCCGTAGTATTTTATGACACAATGTATATTAGCATAGTGCTACTTGGCCTCATTGCTTTTGACAGATTTCTCAAGATTGTGAGACCTTTTGGGAAGTTCTGGGTACAAAACCTGACCTCGGCAAAAATCCTTGCGGGTCTGGTCTGGCTCTTCTTCTTTGTTCTCTCTCTGCCTAACATGATCTTATCGAACAAGAAAGCAACACCCCAATCCGTGAAGAAGTGTGCCTCGTTGAAGAATTACTTTGGACTCAAATGGCACGAAGCCGTCAATTATATCTGTCAGTTCATTTTCTGGACTGTTCTCATCCTCATGTTCCTATTTTATACAATTATCGCCAAAAAG GGTTCCCTATACTCTGAGTCAAACAACCAGCCGAATGGACTGCCATCTGCAGAACCAGCTCTTTGTCGCGAAAGAAAGCACTCTGTGGCTGGCTAG
- the P2RY13 gene encoding P2Y purinoceptor 13 isoform X1, which produces MGDLANKSIVSNSSGAPSSAPCHRDTTVTHLVFPVLYTLVFLLGLVLNSLAFWAFFHIPSTSTFIVYLKNILVSDFIMTLMLPLKILTDSGLGPWQLKAFVCRFSAVVFYDTMYISIVLLGLIAFDRFLKIVRPFGKFWVQNLTSAKILAGLVWLFFFVLSLPNMILSNKKATPQSVKKCASLKNYFGLKWHEAVNYICQFIFWTVLILMFLFYTIIAKKVYESYLKTQKKDNKSEKRVKGKVFIIFTVFFLCFAPFHFSRVPYTLSQTTSRMDCHLQNQLFVAKESTLWLASTNICMDPLIYMFLCKPFVEKVLCRRVKTFRKTVHTNPKTELDTRTSATQS; this is translated from the coding sequence ATGGGAGACCTTGCAAACAAGAGCATAGTCAGTAACTCCAGTGGAGCACCCTCCTCCGCACCATGCCATCGGGACACCACAGTCACCCACCTGGTCTTCCCAGTACTGTATACACTCGTCTTCCTTCTGGGACTCGTACTGAACAGCCTGGCTTTCTGGGCTTTCTTCCATATACCAAGCACATCAACTTTCATTGTCTACCTGAAAAATATCTTAGTTTCTGACTTTATAATGACCCTGATGCTTCCTCTGAAAATCCTGACGGACTCTGGCCTGGGACCATGGCAGCTCAAAGCCTTCGTCTGTCGCTTCTCAGCCGTAGTATTTTATGACACAATGTATATTAGCATAGTGCTACTTGGCCTCATTGCTTTTGACAGATTTCTCAAGATTGTGAGACCTTTTGGGAAGTTCTGGGTACAAAACCTGACCTCGGCAAAAATCCTTGCGGGTCTGGTCTGGCTCTTCTTCTTTGTTCTCTCTCTGCCTAACATGATCTTATCGAACAAGAAAGCAACACCCCAATCCGTGAAGAAGTGTGCCTCGTTGAAGAATTACTTTGGACTCAAATGGCACGAAGCCGTCAATTATATCTGTCAGTTCATTTTCTGGACTGTTCTCATCCTCATGTTCCTATTTTATACAATTATCGCCAAAAAGGTATATGAGTCTTAtctaaaaacacagaagaaagacaacaaaagtgaaaaaagggtCAAGGGGAAAGTATTCatcatttttactgtgtttttcttaTGCTTTGCCCCCTTTCATTTTAGCAGGGTTCCCTATACTCTGAGTCAAACAACCAGCCGAATGGACTGCCATCTGCAGAACCAGCTCTTTGTCGCGAAAGAAAGCACTCTGTGGCTGGCTAGCACAAACATCTGCATGGACCCCCTGATATACATGTTCTTGTGCAAACCATTTGTAGAAAAGGTGTTATGCAGGAGAGTAAAGACATTTCGGAAAACAGTTCATACAAACCCAAAAACCGAACTGGACACACGAACGTCAGCTACTCAGTCTTGA